The following are from one region of the Nymphaea colorata isolate Beijing-Zhang1983 chromosome 7, ASM883128v2, whole genome shotgun sequence genome:
- the LOC116257952 gene encoding uncharacterized protein LOC116257952 isoform X2 produces the protein MKQVSSLRFLLFVALLLLLSVAFARSVVEKKDEKNATGDFTCGVDCNNGRCCAYGENCCSGTGCCRSGQTCCGYLLCCDLNEYAAFVNAHAVRSRPAALAN, from the exons ATGAAGCAAGTTTCTTCCCTGCGCTTCCTCCTCTTTGTTGCCCTTCTCTTGCTGCTCTCTGTGGCTTTTGCACGTAGTGTGGTTGAAAAAAAGG ACGAAAAGAATGCAACGGGCGACTTTACTTGTGGGGTCGATTGCAACAATGGTCGATGCTGCGCATATGGTGAGAACTGCTGCTCCGGCACTGGATGCTGCCGATCTGGTCAGACATGCTGCGGCTATCTTCTTTGCTGCGACCTTAACGAGTATGCTGCGTTCGTGAATGCCCACGCTGTCCGTAGCAGGCCAGCAGCCCTAGCAAACTGA